From Streptomyces fungicidicus, one genomic window encodes:
- a CDS encoding DUF397 domain-containing protein, with translation MPGVRNGVRASQLDARWIKSRHSNAEGNCVEVAPLNGGDIAMRNSRDPDGPALVYTAAELAAFLAGAKDGEFDHLV, from the coding sequence GTGCCAGGAGTGCGGAACGGAGTGCGGGCCAGCCAGCTGGACGCCCGCTGGATCAAGAGCCGGCACAGCAACGCCGAGGGCAACTGCGTCGAGGTCGCCCCGCTGAACGGCGGGGACATCGCGATGCGCAACTCCCGTGACCCCGACGGCCCCGCCCTCGTCTACACGGCCGCGGAGCTGGCCGCGTTCCTGGCCGGCGCGAAGGACGGCGAGTTCGACCACCTCGTCTGA
- a CDS encoding ATP-binding protein gives MPSPAHPLLRSSAAAVIRTGGPGGAASPSAALHIACGPEGLACARSFTRDTLRGWSLGHRCDDATLVITELATNAVTHAAPRCAGAQEVRLGFRLEPAHLLLTVSDPDDRPPVRTPGTGAALEEHGRGLHIVDALSEAWGWTPAPPAGKTVWARLSTHPPI, from the coding sequence GTGCCCTCACCTGCGCATCCGCTGCTCCGGTCGTCGGCCGCGGCCGTGATACGGACGGGTGGCCCGGGCGGCGCCGCGTCCCCTTCGGCCGCGCTGCACATCGCGTGCGGCCCGGAGGGTCTCGCGTGTGCGCGGTCCTTCACCCGGGACACCCTGCGCGGGTGGTCACTCGGCCACCGCTGCGACGACGCCACCCTGGTGATCACCGAGCTCGCCACCAACGCCGTGACGCACGCGGCACCGCGGTGCGCGGGTGCGCAGGAGGTCCGGCTCGGGTTCCGGCTGGAGCCCGCGCACCTGCTGCTCACGGTCTCCGATCCCGACGACCGCCCGCCCGTCCGCACACCCGGCACGGGTGCCGCCCTCGAGGAGCACGGCCGGGGTCTGCACATCGTCGACGCCCTGTCCGAGGCGTGGGGCTGGACCCCCGCTCCTCCCGCGGGCAAGACGGTGTGGGCCAGGTTGTCGACCCACCCCCCCATCTGA
- a CDS encoding SpoIIE family protein phosphatase/ATP-binding protein, with translation MVRLLGRSRTRSPQRPRAAMSARHRQGGDGRSRWNPGAAARSVLGGGSVAGQVFVLQLVIVLLLVIAAVVALVLQARQDSTQEARRRSLAVAESFANSPGIVEALNSPDPTAVLQPRAEAVRKQAHVDFVVVLNTDGIRYTHPKPDRIGKKFVGTIGPALAGKPVVEEIKGTIGQLVQAVVPVKDPGGRVVGLVSAGITTQHVGVAAEDELPLVLSAALAALALATGGAALVSRRLLRQTHGLGPHEMTRMYEHHDAVLHAVREGVIIVGEDGTLLLANDEAHRLLGLPGDAEGRHVLHIGLDPGTAELLASGRVATDEVHRVGDRLLAVNQRPTDRAGGPPGSVATVRDSTELRALSGRAEESRRRLNMLYDAGVAIGTSLDVTRTAEELTELAVPRFADFVTVDLFEPVLAGGHPDPAGTLRRAASTGIREDAPLYPRGRQIRFVASSPQGVSLAIGRPVLEPRLRDAPGWHAQDAERSGQVMEYGIHSLITVPLRAGALVLGVVSFWRSRKPEPFDTDELALAEELVARAAVSIDNARRYTREHSMAVTLQRSLLPRSLPDQNALEIAYRYLPAQAGVGGDWFDVLPLSGARVALVVGDVVGHGLHAAATMGRLRTAVHNFSALDLPPEELLTLLDELVGRIDQDEAQDEDSAPVTGATCLYAVYDPVSRRCTAARAGHPPPAVVGPDGGVEFWDVPVGPPLGLGGMPFESAERELPEGSRLVLYTDGLVEDRRHDIDVGLERLREALSRAGGSPEEMCGAVLESVRPARAADDIALLVARTRALPAGRIAEWPVPADPAAVGEVRAAVTRKLAEWGLEELTFGTELILSELVTNAMRHGGAPIKVRMLHERHLVCEVYDSSSTSPHLRYATMTDEGGRGLFLVAQLAERWGTRYLPAGKVIWAEQPIPPT, from the coding sequence ATGGTCCGACTCTTGGGTCGATCCCGGACCCGGTCGCCCCAGCGGCCCCGCGCCGCGATGTCCGCACGGCACCGGCAGGGCGGAGACGGCCGCTCCCGGTGGAATCCGGGTGCGGCGGCGCGGTCGGTACTGGGCGGGGGCAGCGTCGCCGGACAGGTGTTCGTACTGCAGTTGGTGATCGTGCTGCTGCTGGTGATCGCCGCCGTGGTGGCACTGGTGCTCCAGGCGCGCCAGGACAGCACCCAGGAGGCCCGCCGTCGCTCGCTGGCCGTCGCGGAGTCCTTCGCGAACTCGCCGGGCATCGTCGAGGCGCTGAACTCCCCCGACCCCACCGCCGTGCTCCAGCCGCGCGCCGAGGCGGTGCGCAAGCAGGCGCACGTCGACTTCGTCGTGGTCCTGAACACCGACGGCATCCGCTACACCCACCCCAAGCCGGACCGGATCGGCAAGAAGTTCGTCGGCACCATCGGGCCCGCGCTGGCCGGCAAGCCCGTGGTGGAGGAGATCAAGGGCACCATCGGGCAGCTGGTGCAGGCCGTGGTGCCGGTGAAGGATCCCGGCGGCAGGGTCGTGGGTCTGGTGTCGGCCGGCATCACCACCCAGCACGTCGGCGTGGCCGCGGAGGACGAGCTGCCGCTGGTGCTGAGCGCGGCGCTCGCCGCGCTCGCCCTGGCCACCGGTGGCGCGGCCCTGGTCAGCAGACGGCTGCTGCGCCAGACCCACGGCCTGGGCCCGCACGAGATGACCCGGATGTACGAACACCACGACGCGGTGCTGCACGCCGTGCGCGAAGGGGTGATCATCGTCGGCGAGGACGGGACACTGCTGCTCGCCAACGACGAGGCGCACCGTCTGCTCGGGCTGCCCGGGGACGCCGAGGGCCGGCACGTACTGCACATCGGCCTGGATCCCGGCACCGCCGAGCTGCTGGCCTCGGGCCGGGTCGCCACGGACGAGGTGCACCGGGTCGGCGACCGGCTGCTGGCGGTCAACCAGCGGCCCACCGACCGGGCGGGCGGACCGCCCGGCAGCGTGGCCACGGTCCGCGACTCCACCGAGCTGCGGGCCCTCTCCGGCCGGGCCGAGGAGTCGCGCCGGCGGCTCAACATGCTGTACGACGCGGGCGTCGCCATCGGGACGAGCCTGGACGTCACCCGCACGGCCGAGGAGCTCACGGAGCTGGCCGTGCCCCGGTTCGCCGACTTCGTCACCGTCGACCTGTTCGAGCCGGTACTGGCCGGCGGCCACCCCGACCCGGCCGGCACGCTGCGGCGCGCGGCGTCGACGGGGATCCGGGAGGACGCTCCCCTCTACCCCAGGGGCCGGCAGATCCGGTTCGTCGCCTCGTCGCCGCAGGGCGTCAGCCTCGCCATCGGCCGGCCGGTCCTGGAGCCCCGGCTGAGGGACGCCCCGGGCTGGCACGCGCAGGACGCCGAGCGCTCCGGGCAGGTCATGGAGTACGGCATCCACTCACTGATCACCGTGCCCCTGCGGGCCGGCGCCCTGGTGCTGGGCGTGGTCAGCTTCTGGCGTTCGCGGAAGCCGGAGCCGTTCGACACGGACGAGCTGGCGCTGGCCGAGGAGCTGGTCGCCCGCGCCGCGGTCTCCATCGACAACGCCCGCCGGTACACGCGCGAGCACAGCATGGCGGTGACGCTCCAGCGCAGCCTGCTGCCGCGCAGCCTGCCCGACCAGAACGCCCTGGAGATCGCCTACCGCTACCTTCCCGCGCAGGCCGGGGTGGGCGGGGACTGGTTCGACGTGCTGCCGCTGTCCGGCGCCCGGGTCGCGCTGGTGGTCGGCGACGTCGTGGGCCACGGCCTGCACGCCGCGGCCACCATGGGGCGGCTGCGCACGGCGGTGCACAACTTCTCCGCGCTGGACCTCCCGCCCGAGGAGCTCCTCACCCTGCTCGACGAGCTGGTCGGCCGGATCGACCAGGACGAGGCCCAGGACGAGGACAGCGCGCCGGTGACCGGTGCGACCTGTCTGTACGCCGTCTACGACCCGGTCTCCCGGCGCTGCACCGCGGCCCGCGCGGGACATCCGCCGCCGGCCGTGGTCGGCCCGGACGGCGGCGTGGAGTTCTGGGACGTGCCCGTCGGCCCCCCGCTGGGGCTGGGCGGCATGCCGTTCGAGTCGGCCGAACGGGAGCTGCCGGAGGGCAGCCGGCTGGTCCTCTACACCGACGGGCTGGTCGAGGACCGGCGGCACGACATCGACGTCGGGCTGGAGCGGCTGCGCGAGGCGCTGTCCCGGGCCGGCGGCTCCCCCGAGGAGATGTGCGGGGCCGTCCTGGAGTCCGTCCGGCCGGCGCGGGCCGCCGACGACATCGCGCTGCTGGTGGCGCGGACGCGGGCGCTGCCCGCCGGCCGGATCGCCGAGTGGCCGGTGCCCGCGGACCCGGCGGCCGTGGGCGAGGTGCGGGCCGCGGTGACCCGGAAGCTGGCCGAGTGGGGACTGGAGGAGCTGACGTTCGGCACCGAACTGATCCTGAGCGAGCTGGTCACCAACGCGATGCGGCACGGCGGCGCCCCCATCAAGGTGCGGATGCTCCACGAGCGCCACCTGGTCTGCGAGGTATACGACAGCAGCAGCACCTCCCCGCACCTGCGCTACGCGACCATGACGGACGAGGGCGGGCGGGGCCTGTTCCTGGTCGCCCAGCTCGCCGAGCGCTGGGGCACCCGCTATCTGCCCGCCGGAAAGGTCATCTGGGCGGAACAGCCGATTCCGCCGACATAA
- a CDS encoding FAD-dependent oxidoreductase encodes MPRPLRVAIVGSGPAGIYAADALLKSSVAADPGVSIDIFERMPAPFGLIRYGVAPDHPRIKGIITALHQVLDKPQIRLFGNVDYGTDIHLDDLRAFYDGVIFATGATADRALSVPGIELDGSYGAADFVSWYDGHPDVPRTWPLEAEKVAVLGVGNVALDVARILAKTADELLPTEIPPNVHEGLKANKAVEIHVFGRRGPAQAKFSPMELRELDHSPTIEVIVDPEDIDYDDGSIATRRGNKQADMVAKTLENWAIRDAGDRPHKLFLHFFESPVEILGEDGRVVGLRTERTALDGTGNVKGTGEFKDWDVSAVYRAVGYLSDKLPKLPWDIGSGTVPDQGGRVVQETGEHLSSTYVTGWIRRGPVGLIGHTKGDANETVANLLEDYAAGRLQTPGAPAPEAVDAFLGERGIRFTTWDGWYRLDAAEKALGEPQGRERVKIVEREDMLRESGA; translated from the coding sequence ATGCCCCGCCCCCTGCGGGTAGCAATCGTCGGATCCGGCCCCGCCGGGATCTACGCCGCCGACGCCCTGCTCAAGTCCTCCGTGGCCGCCGACCCCGGTGTGTCCATCGACATCTTCGAGCGCATGCCGGCGCCGTTCGGACTGATCCGTTACGGCGTCGCCCCCGACCACCCGCGGATCAAGGGCATCATCACGGCCCTGCACCAGGTGCTGGACAAGCCGCAGATCCGGCTGTTCGGCAACGTGGACTACGGCACCGACATCCACCTGGACGATCTGCGCGCGTTCTACGACGGCGTGATCTTCGCCACCGGCGCCACGGCCGACCGCGCGCTGTCCGTCCCGGGCATCGAGCTCGACGGCTCCTACGGCGCCGCCGACTTCGTCTCCTGGTACGACGGCCACCCGGACGTGCCGCGCACCTGGCCCCTGGAGGCCGAGAAGGTCGCCGTGCTCGGCGTCGGCAACGTCGCCCTGGACGTGGCCCGCATCCTGGCCAAGACGGCCGACGAACTGCTGCCGACCGAGATACCGCCGAACGTCCACGAGGGCCTCAAGGCCAACAAGGCCGTGGAGATCCACGTCTTCGGCCGCCGCGGCCCGGCGCAGGCGAAGTTCAGCCCGATGGAGCTGCGGGAGCTCGACCACTCCCCCACCATCGAGGTCATCGTGGACCCCGAGGACATCGACTACGACGACGGCTCGATCGCCACCCGGCGCGGCAACAAGCAGGCCGACATGGTCGCCAAGACCCTCGAGAACTGGGCGATCCGCGATGCCGGCGACCGTCCGCACAAGCTGTTCCTGCACTTCTTCGAGTCCCCCGTGGAGATCCTCGGCGAGGACGGCCGGGTGGTGGGCCTGCGCACCGAGCGCACCGCGCTCGACGGCACCGGCAACGTGAAGGGGACCGGCGAGTTCAAGGACTGGGACGTCAGCGCGGTCTACCGGGCCGTGGGCTACCTCTCCGACAAGCTGCCCAAGCTCCCCTGGGACATCGGCTCGGGCACGGTCCCGGACCAGGGCGGCCGGGTCGTCCAGGAGACCGGCGAGCACCTGTCGTCGACGTACGTGACCGGCTGGATCCGGCGCGGTCCGGTGGGTCTGATCGGCCACACCAAGGGCGACGCCAACGAGACCGTGGCCAACCTGCTCGAGGACTACGCGGCCGGACGGCTCCAGACGCCCGGGGCGCCGGCTCCGGAGGCCGTGGACGCGTTCCTCGGCGAGCGCGGCATCCGTTTCACCACCTGGGACGGCTGGTACCGCCTGGACGCCGCGGAGAAGGCGCTGGGCGAGCCGCAGGGCCGTGAGCGCGTGAAGATCGTCGAGCGCGAGGACATGCTCCGCGAGAGCGGCGCCTGA
- a CDS encoding lamin tail domain-containing protein, translated as MRIRTAAVATTAAAGALAALTAVPAQAAEYTSALKVSGIQYDAPGTDSNRCSGGNTHQEYLKIRNYSSSKTVNLRGYVVKDAAGNRFVFTANHYLQPGDHVKLRGGNGTDSDGNNVVYRDNCNFMWNNDKDTVYLYKPTGSRADVHAYTKRGSDPDGNGYVTFHK; from the coding sequence ATGCGCATACGCACCGCCGCCGTCGCCACCACCGCCGCCGCAGGCGCGCTGGCCGCGCTGACGGCCGTTCCGGCACAGGCCGCCGAGTACACCTCCGCGCTCAAGGTGAGCGGGATCCAGTACGACGCGCCCGGGACCGACTCCAACCGGTGTTCCGGGGGCAACACCCACCAGGAGTACCTGAAGATCAGGAACTACTCGTCGTCGAAGACGGTCAACCTCAGGGGGTACGTCGTCAAGGACGCCGCCGGCAACAGGTTCGTCTTCACCGCCAACCACTACCTCCAGCCCGGCGACCACGTGAAGCTGCGCGGCGGCAACGGCACCGACTCCGACGGGAACAACGTCGTGTACCGCGACAACTGCAACTTCATGTGGAACAACGACAAGGACACGGTCTACCTCTACAAGCCCACGGGCAGCCGGGCCGACGTGCACGCCTACACCAAGCGCGGCTCCGACCCGGACGGCAACGGGTACGTGACGTTCCACAAGTGA